A single genomic interval of Megalobrama amblycephala isolate DHTTF-2021 linkage group LG15, ASM1881202v1, whole genome shotgun sequence harbors:
- the LOC125247984 gene encoding histone H1-like, translated as MAETAPAPAAAAPAKAPKKKSAAKAKKVGEERRVPRRLKKAIAASGYDVEKNNSRVKIAIKSLVTKGTLVQVKGTGASGSFKLNKQKAETKKTPAKKAAPKAKKPAAKKPAAAKKPKSAVAKKPAAKKSPKKAKKPAATAAKKATKSPKKAKKPAAAKKAAKSPKKAKAAKPKAAKPKAAKPKKAAPKKK; from the exons ATGGCAGAAACCGCTCCAGCCCCGGCTGCTGCCGCCCCGGCCAAAGCGCCCAAGAAGAAGTCAGCTGCGAAAGCCAAGAAAGTAG GAGAGGAGCGGCGTGTCCCTCGCCGCCTGAAGAAAGCTATCGCCGCCAGCGGCTACGACGTGGAGAAGAACAACTCCCGCGTCAAGATCGCCATCAAGAGCCTGGTGACTAAAGGCACCTTGGTGCAGGTCAAAGGGACCGGCGCTTCGGGCTCATTCAAGCTCAACAAGCAGAAAGCCGAGACCAAGAAGACACCGGCCAAGAAAGCGGCTCCTAAAGCGAAGAAGCCTGCGGCCAAGAAACCCGCTGCTGCCAAGAAGCCCAAGAGCGCAGTGGCAAAGAAGCCCGCGGCGAAGAAATCGCCCAAGAAGGCCAAGAAACCCGCCGCCACAGCCGCTAAGAAGGCGACGAAGAGCCCCAAGAAGGCAAAGAAGCCAGCAGCCGCTAAAAAAGCAGCCAAGAGCCCTAAAAAGGCCAAGGCGGCTAAACCTAAGGCGGCAAAGCCTAAAGCCGCCAAGCCTAAAAAGGCAGCGcccaaaaagaaataa
- the LOC125246614 gene encoding histone H2A-like has translation MSGRGKTGGKARAKAKTRSSRAGLQFPVGRVHRLLRKGNYAERVGAGAPVYLAAVLEYLTAEILELAGNAARDNKKTRIIPRHLQLAVRNDEELNKLLGGVTIAQGGVLPNIQAVLLPKKTEKPAKSK, from the coding sequence atGAGTGGAAGAGGCAAAACCGGAGGAAAAGCAAGAGCCAAGGCCAAGACTCGCTCATCCAGGGCAGGACTGCAGTTCCCCGTCGGCCGTGTTCACAGGCTTCTCCGCAAAGGCAACTACGCCGAGCGCGTCGGTGCTGGTGCTCCTGTTTATCTGGCGGCTGTGCTCGAGTATCTTACCGCTGAGATCCTGGAGTTGGCTGGAAATGCTGCTCGGGACAACAAGAAGACCCGCATCATCCCCCGTCATCTGCAGCTGGCGGTGCGCAACGACGAAGAGTTGAACAAACTTCTGGGCGGAGTGACCATCGCTCAGGGCGGTGTGCTGCCCAACATCCAGGCTGTGCTGCTGCCCAAGAAGACCGAGAAACCCGCCAAATCCAAATAA
- the LOC125246600 gene encoding histone H3 gives MARTKQTARKSTGGKAPRKQLATKAARKSAPATGGVKKPHRYRPGTVALREIRRYQKSTELLIRKLPFQRLVREIAQDFKTDLRFQSSAVMALQEASEAYLVGLFEDTNLCAIHAKRVTIMPKDIQLARRIRGERA, from the coding sequence ATGGCAAGAACCAAGCAGACCGCTCGTAAATCCACCGGTGGCAAAGCCCCGAGGAAGCAGCTCGCTACCAAAGCCGCCCGTAAGAGCGCTCCGGCCACCGGCGGCGTCAAGAAGCCCCATCGTTACAGGCCCGGGACCGTGGCTCTCCGAGAGATCCGCCGTTATCAGAAGTCCACCGAGCTGCTGATCCGCAAACTGCCCTTCCAGCGGCTGGTCCGAGAAATCGCTCAGGACTTCAAGACGGATCTGCGCTTCCAGAGCTCCGCTGTCATGGCCCTGCAGGAGGCCAGCGAGGCTTATTTGGTCGGTCTGTTTGAGGACACCAACCTGTGCGCCATCCACGCCAAGAGGGTCACTATCATGCCCAAAGACATTCAGCTGGCCCGCCGTATCCGCGGAGAGCGCGCCTAA
- the LOC125246642 gene encoding histone H4, translated as MSGRGKGGKGLGKGGAKRHRKVLRDNIQGITKPAIRRLARRGGVKRISGLIYEETRGVLKVFLENVIRDAVTYTEHAKRKTVTAMDVVYALKRQGRTLYGFGG; from the coding sequence ATGTCTGGAAGAGGCAAAGGCGGTAAAGGGCTCGGAAAAGGAGGCGCCAAGCGTCACCGTAAAGTTCTGCGCGATAACATCCAGGGAATCACCAAACCCGCCATCCGTCGTCTCGCTCGCCGTGGCGGTGTCAAGCGCATCTCCGGTCTGATCTACGAGGAGACCCGCGGAGTGTTGAAGGTGTTTCTGGAGAACGTCATCCGCGATGCCGTCACCTACACCGAGCACGCCAAGAGAAAGACCGTGACCGCCATGGATGTTGTGTACGCGCTGAAGCGACAGGGACGCACTCTGTACGGCTTCGGAGGATAA
- the LOC125246624 gene encoding histone H2B yields the protein MPEPAKSAPKKGSKKAVTKTAGKGGKKRKRSRKESYAIYVYKVLKQVHPDTGISSKAMGIMNSFVNDIFERIAGESSRLAHYNKRSTITSREIQTAVRLLLPGELAKHAVSEGTKAVTKYTSSK from the coding sequence ATGCCTGAACCAGCAAAGTCCGCGCCTAAGAAGGGCTCCAAGAAGGCCGTCACGAAGACCGCCGGTAAGGGAGGAAAGAAGCGCAAGAGGTCCAGGAAGGAGAGCTACGCTATCTACGTCTACAAAGTCCTGAAGCAGGTTCATCCTGACACCGGCATCTCTTCCAAGGCGATGGGCATCATGAACTCTTTCGTCAACGACATCTTCGAGCGCATCGCCGGTGAGTCGTCTCGTCTCGCTCACTACAACAAGCGCTCCACCATCACTTCTAGAGAGATCCAGACCGCCGTGCGTCTGCTGCTGCCCGGAGAGCTGGCCAAACACGCCGTGTCCGAGGGCACCAAGGCCGTCACCAAGTACACCAGCTCCAAGTAG
- the LOC125246662 gene encoding histone H3-like: protein MARTKQTARKSTGGKAPRKQLATKAARKSAPATGGVKKPHRYRPGTVALREIRRYQKSTELLIRKLPFQRLVREIAQDFKTDLRFQSSAVMALQEASEAYLVGLFEDTNLVVLNMSGRGKGGKGLGKGGAKRHRKVLRDNIQGITKPAIRRLARRGGVKRISGLIYEETRGVLKVFLENVIRDAVTYTEHAKRKTVTAMDVVYALKRQGRTLYGFGG, encoded by the exons ATGGCAAGAACCAAGCAGACCGCTCGTAAATCCACCGGTGGCAAAGCCCCGAGGAAGCAGCTCGCTACCAAAGCCGCCCGTAAGAGCGCTCCGGCCACCGGCGGCGTCAAGAAGCCCCATCGTTACAGGCCCGGGACCGTGGCTCTCCGAGAGATCCGTCGTTATCAGAAGTCCACCGAGCTGCTGATCCGCAAACTGCCCTTCCAGCGGCTGGTCCGAGAAATCGCTCAGGACTTCAAGACGGATCTGCGCTTCCAGAGCTCCGCTGTCATGGCCCTGCAGGAGGCCAGCGAGGCTTATTTGGTCGGTCTGTTTGAGGACACCAACCT AGTTGTGTTAAACATGTCTGGAAGAGGCAAAGGCGGTAAAGGGCTCGGAAAAGGAGGCGCCAAGCGTCACCGTAAAGTTCTGCGCGATAACATCCAGGGAATCACCAAACCCGCCATCCGTCGTCTCGCTCGCCGTGGCGGTGTCAAGCGCATCTCCGGTCTGATCTACGAGGAGACCCGCGGAGTGTTGAAGGTGTTTCTGGAGAACGTCATCCGCGATGCCGTCACCTACACCGAGCACGCCAAGAGAAAGACCGTGACCGCCATGGATGTTGTGTACGCGCTGAAGCGACAGGGACGCACTCTGTACGGCTTCGGAGGATAA
- the LOC125246613 gene encoding histone H2A-like, with product MSGRGKTGGKARAKAKTRSSRAGLQFPVGRVHRLLRKGNYAERVGAGAPVYLAAVLEYLTAEILELAGNAARDNKKTRIIPRHLQLAVRNDEELNKLLGGVTIAQGGVLPNIQAVLLPKKTEKPAKSK from the coding sequence atGAGTGGACGAGGCAAAACCGGAGGAAAAGCCAGAGCAAAGGCCAAGACTCGCTCATCCAGGGCAGGACTGCAGTTCCCCGTCGGCCGTGTTCACAGGCTTCTCCGCAAAGGCAACTACGCCGAGCGCGTCGGTGCTGGTGCTCCTGTTTATCTGGCGGCTGTGCTCGAGTATCTTACCGCTGAGATCCTGGAGTTGGCTGGAAATGCCGCTCGGGACAACAAGAAGACCCGCATCATCCCCCGTCATCTGCAGCTGGCGGTGCGGAACGACGAAGAGTTGAACAAACTTCTGGGCGGAGTGACCATCGCTCAGGGCGGTGTGCTGCCCAACATCCAGGCTGTGCTGCTGCCCAAGAAGACCGAGAAACCCGCCAAATCCAAATAA
- the LOC125246653 gene encoding histone H1-like gives MAETAPAPAAAAPAKAPKKKSAAKAKKAGPGVGELIVKAVSASKERSGVSLAALKKAIAASGYDVEKNNSRVKIAIKSLVTKGTLVQVKGTGASGSFKLNKQKAETKKTPAKKAAPKAKKPAAKKPAAAKKPKSAAAKKPAAKKSPKKAKKPAATAAKKATKSPKKAKKPAAAKKAAKSPKKAKAAKPKAAKPKAAKPKKAAPKKK, from the coding sequence ATGGCAGAAACCGCTCCAGCCCCGGCTGCTGCCGCCCCGGCCAAAGCGCCCAAGAAGAAGTCAGCTGCGAAAGCCAAGAAAGCAGGTCCAGGCGTCGGTGAACTCATCGTCAAAGCTGTGTCCGCATCCAAGGAGAGGAGCGGCGTGTCCCTCGCCGCCTTGAAGAAAGCCATCGCCGCCAGCGGCTACGACGTGGAGAAGAACAACTCCCGCGTCAAGATCGCCATCAAGAGCCTGGTGACCAAAGGCACCCTGGTGCAGGTCAAAGGGACCGGCGCTTCGGGCTCATTCAAGCTCAACAAGCAGAAAGCCGAGACCAAGAAGACGCCGGCCAAGAAAGCGGCTCCTAAAGCGAAGAAGCCCGCGGCCAAGAAACCCGCTGCTGCCAAGAAGCCCAAGAGCGCAGCGGCAAAGAAGCCCGCGGCGAAGAAATCGCCCAAGAAGGCCAAGAAACCCGCCGCCACAGCCGCTAAGAAGGCGACGAAGAGCCCCAAGAAGGCAAAGAAGCCAGCAGCCGCTAAGAAAGCAGCCAAGAGCCCCAAAAAGGCCAAGGCGGCTAAACCTAAGGCGGCAAAGCCTAAAGCCGCCAAGCCTAAAAAGGCAGCGcccaaaaagaaataa